One stretch of Brevibacillus laterosporus DNA includes these proteins:
- a CDS encoding formate--tetrahydrofolate ligase, protein MKPIVEVAKHVGITEDDLEFYGKYKAKLSLDTWEKRKDQPDGKLVLVTAMNPTPAGEGKTLTTIGLSQALNHIGKKTIAALREPSLGPCMGMKGGATGSGNAQILPAEEINLHFTGDIHAITAAHNLLSALIDNHLFQHNSLRLNPSKIVWKRALDMNDRSLRHIVVGLGDANGVVREDGFMITTASEIMAILCLSEGLEDLKERLGRIIVGYDMDDQPVTAKQLEAIDAMTVLLKEAIKPNLVQTIEGTPVIVHGGPFANIAHGCSSVIGTKLALKLADYVVTEAGFGADLGAEKFFDIKCRKAGLTPQAAVLVVTVKALKHNGGVKKDELQAANLSALEAGFSNVQRHIENLQKFGVPVVVAINHFATDLPEEIAFVKEKCQTLGVEAAVSNVWADGGAGGVELAEKLVSVLEGIPSEYKPLYELNKPITDKIKTIVGEIYRGSDVAFSPTALQTLRKIEELGFSDLPVCMAKTPYSFSDQANLLGAPTDFVVNVSEIRLSAGAGFIVVLTGNVLTMPGLPKVPAAQHIRLDKNGQVTGLM, encoded by the coding sequence ATGAAGCCGATTGTGGAAGTTGCAAAACACGTAGGTATTACAGAAGATGATTTGGAATTTTATGGGAAATACAAAGCCAAGCTCTCATTAGACACATGGGAAAAACGAAAGGATCAACCAGATGGTAAATTAGTGTTGGTAACTGCCATGAATCCTACACCAGCTGGAGAGGGCAAAACACTAACGACTATCGGACTCTCTCAAGCACTGAATCATATCGGTAAAAAAACGATTGCCGCATTACGTGAACCCTCGCTAGGTCCTTGCATGGGTATGAAAGGCGGAGCTACAGGGAGTGGCAATGCTCAGATATTACCAGCAGAAGAAATCAATCTGCATTTCACAGGTGATATTCATGCCATTACAGCAGCTCATAATCTGTTGTCTGCCCTTATTGATAATCACCTTTTTCAACATAATTCCCTTCGCCTTAACCCGAGCAAAATCGTCTGGAAACGGGCACTCGATATGAACGATCGTTCACTGCGCCACATTGTAGTTGGACTAGGTGATGCGAATGGTGTCGTTCGTGAAGATGGCTTCATGATTACTACAGCATCTGAGATCATGGCTATCCTTTGTTTAAGCGAAGGTTTGGAAGATTTAAAAGAGCGCCTAGGTAGAATCATCGTCGGTTATGACATGGATGATCAGCCAGTCACAGCTAAACAACTAGAAGCTATTGACGCTATGACCGTTCTTTTAAAAGAAGCGATCAAGCCCAACTTAGTACAAACTATTGAAGGAACTCCCGTCATAGTGCATGGTGGACCTTTTGCCAATATCGCTCACGGTTGCAGTAGCGTAATTGGCACGAAACTAGCTCTAAAACTTGCCGATTATGTAGTGACAGAAGCTGGGTTTGGGGCAGATCTTGGTGCTGAGAAATTCTTTGACATCAAATGTAGGAAAGCAGGGCTTACACCGCAAGCGGCTGTTTTGGTCGTCACTGTAAAAGCTCTCAAACATAACGGTGGTGTAAAAAAAGACGAATTGCAGGCTGCCAACCTTTCTGCTCTGGAAGCTGGCTTCTCGAACGTACAACGTCACATTGAGAACTTGCAAAAATTTGGTGTACCTGTGGTGGTAGCGATTAATCATTTTGCAACCGATTTACCTGAGGAGATCGCTTTTGTCAAAGAGAAATGTCAAACTCTCGGTGTAGAAGCGGCAGTATCCAATGTATGGGCAGATGGTGGCGCTGGTGGTGTGGAACTAGCTGAGAAGCTCGTCAGCGTACTGGAGGGAATCCCTTCTGAATATAAGCCATTGTATGAATTAAACAAACCCATAACAGATAAAATCAAGACGATTGTGGGAGAAATCTATCGTGGCTCTGATGTCGCTTTCTCACCAACGGCCTTACAGACATTACGTAAAATTGAAGAATTAGGCTTTTCTGACTTACCTGTTTGCATGGCTAAAACTCCTTATTCTTTCTCAGATCAAGCGAACTTATTAGGAGCTCCTACGGATTTCGTAGTGAATGTAAGTGAAATTCG
- a CDS encoding GIY-YIG nuclease family protein, translating into MSTNRKAELKRQYKETKRVGGVYQIKNIRNQKVFVGSTLNLKMMNGRLFQLKTGSHQNKQLQQEWNEYGEEAFIFEVLEELKEKTEGYFDPADELSKMHEKWLVKLQPYGEAGYHSLAQ; encoded by the coding sequence ATGTCTACGAACAGGAAAGCGGAATTAAAACGACAATACAAAGAAACAAAACGAGTAGGTGGGGTGTATCAAATTAAAAACATCCGTAACCAAAAGGTATTTGTAGGAAGTACCCTCAATCTAAAGATGATGAACGGTCGGTTATTTCAATTAAAAACTGGTTCTCATCAAAACAAACAGCTACAACAGGAATGGAATGAATATGGGGAGGAAGCTTTTATTTTTGAAGTTTTGGAAGAGCTAAAAGAAAAGACAGAGGGGTATTTTGACCCTGCGGATGAACTAAGCAAGATGCACGAAAAGTGGTTGGTAAAGTTACAACCGTATGGAGAGGCCGGTTATCATAGCTTGGCTCAATAA
- a CDS encoding ABC transporter ATP-binding protein produces the protein MSMLTVENVTHMYGDKIIFQNIGFRLLRGEHAGLVGSNGAGKSTLLRILAGELLPDAGKIEWFSHLNVGYLQQHIDLQAGTTIMQYLQGAFAYLYETEKMMLQITEQMASSGNHLEQLLVRYGELQSILDHSDFYHIEAKIEEIASGLGILELGMDRDVEKLSGGQRTKLLLGKLLLEEPHVLLLDEPTNYLDDVHIEWLINYLKSYEHAYLVVSHNERFLNQITTTIYHLEHQTIKRYTGNYENFVKGYEQSRQQLQETYERQQREIIRLENFIDKNRVRKAKQAKSREKALERITRVGKPTSASKPRFIFHVHLEPVNQILEATHIQIGYTEPLLGPIDLQVKRGEKIAIVGHNGIGKSTMLKTLLGHLQPLRGIVQVGERVKPAYFSQEGFASNQTPLEQVWSLRPDLTQKEIRQELARSGLNEQHIRQPLCSLSGGEQAKVRLCELMLTNSNVLVLDEPTNHLDVGSKQAFKEALKQYKGTILLVSHEPAFYEEWVTQVWQVQDWCQK, from the coding sequence ATGAGTATGTTAACAGTTGAAAATGTTACGCATATGTATGGAGATAAAATAATTTTTCAAAATATAGGTTTCCGATTACTTCGAGGGGAACACGCTGGTCTTGTTGGAAGTAATGGAGCAGGAAAATCAACACTCCTACGCATTTTAGCAGGCGAACTTCTTCCCGATGCAGGAAAAATCGAATGGTTTTCCCATCTAAATGTCGGTTACTTACAGCAACATATTGATTTACAGGCTGGTACAACCATTATGCAATACTTGCAAGGCGCTTTTGCTTATTTGTATGAGACAGAAAAAATGATGCTGCAAATAACAGAGCAAATGGCTAGTTCGGGTAATCACCTTGAACAATTGCTAGTACGCTATGGTGAGTTGCAAAGTATTCTAGATCACTCTGATTTTTATCATATAGAAGCTAAAATAGAAGAAATTGCTTCCGGATTAGGCATTTTAGAACTTGGTATGGATCGTGATGTCGAAAAGCTAAGCGGTGGCCAACGAACAAAACTATTGTTAGGAAAGCTTTTATTAGAAGAACCACATGTTTTATTACTTGATGAACCAACAAACTATCTTGATGATGTGCATATAGAATGGCTCATCAACTATTTGAAAAGCTATGAGCATGCCTATCTTGTAGTCTCACATAATGAAAGGTTTCTAAATCAAATAACAACTACCATTTATCATTTAGAACATCAGACAATCAAACGGTATACGGGTAACTATGAGAATTTCGTAAAAGGCTATGAGCAAAGTAGGCAACAACTACAAGAGACATATGAAAGACAACAAAGAGAAATTATCAGGTTAGAGAATTTCATTGATAAGAATCGAGTTCGTAAAGCCAAACAAGCAAAGAGTCGTGAGAAAGCACTAGAAAGGATCACCCGCGTTGGCAAACCAACCTCTGCGTCAAAGCCACGCTTTATATTTCATGTTCATTTGGAACCAGTCAACCAAATTTTGGAGGCAACTCATATTCAAATTGGCTATACAGAACCTTTATTGGGGCCGATTGATTTACAAGTAAAACGCGGTGAAAAAATTGCAATCGTAGGCCATAACGGCATTGGAAAATCCACCATGCTAAAAACACTACTGGGACATTTGCAACCGTTACGGGGTATTGTACAAGTTGGGGAACGAGTAAAGCCAGCCTATTTTTCACAGGAAGGATTTGCTTCGAATCAGACACCCCTTGAGCAAGTATGGTCATTACGACCTGATTTGACACAAAAAGAAATTAGACAGGAGCTAGCAAGGTCTGGTCTAAATGAACAACATATCAGGCAACCACTCTGCTCATTGAGCGGTGGAGAACAAGCCAAGGTCCGGTTATGCGAGCTCATGTTAACAAACAGCAACGTACTTGTCTTAGATGAACCTACAAATCATTTAGATGTTGGCTCAAAACAAGCGTTTAAAGAAGCACTCAAGCAATATAAAGGAACAATACTACTTGTTTCTCATGAACCTGCCTTTTATGAAGAATGGGTAACGCAAGTGTGGCAAGTACAGGATTGGTGTCAAAAGTAA
- a CDS encoding RluA family pseudouridine synthase: protein MNKRRNHPNKQNTKHFTKNNNKSTSKNQAPAKQYTVKEPSELLPFLLQHITNLSRNSIKSLLTRGQVLVNDRVVTTHNHALHPGQTVSLQNKKVSETPPMIGIKILHEDDDVIVIQKEAGLLSIASPQEKELTVYRQLTAHVRLDNSNNRIFVVHRLDRDTSGVMMFAKSERVQQALQNSWKDSVKERLYIALVEGTVKKQEGTISSWLKESSTLKMYSSHYPNDGQHAVTHYKVLQSDRNFSMLEVHLETGRKNQIRVHMEDIGHPIVGDKKYSAKSKPIGRLGLHARVLSFIHPSTGELLRFESEIPKTFFHPFKKDEE from the coding sequence ATGAATAAAAGAAGGAACCATCCCAACAAGCAAAACACCAAACACTTTACAAAAAACAATAACAAATCTACTAGCAAAAATCAGGCCCCAGCCAAACAATATACGGTGAAAGAACCGTCTGAGTTACTGCCTTTTTTATTACAGCATATTACAAATCTCAGCCGTAACTCTATTAAATCCCTGTTAACGCGTGGACAAGTATTAGTAAACGATCGAGTTGTGACAACCCACAATCATGCGTTGCATCCTGGACAAACCGTCTCCCTTCAGAACAAAAAGGTTTCTGAAACACCACCTATGATCGGAATCAAAATTTTACATGAAGATGATGATGTCATTGTTATTCAAAAAGAAGCTGGATTGCTATCAATTGCCTCTCCGCAAGAGAAAGAGTTGACGGTCTATCGTCAATTGACAGCCCATGTGCGTCTTGATAATTCTAACAATAGAATTTTTGTCGTGCACCGTCTAGATCGAGACACATCTGGTGTTATGATGTTTGCTAAAAGCGAGAGAGTTCAACAAGCACTCCAAAACTCTTGGAAGGACAGCGTCAAAGAGCGCCTATACATTGCCCTTGTGGAAGGAACCGTAAAAAAACAAGAGGGCACCATTTCATCGTGGCTAAAAGAAAGTAGTACATTAAAAATGTATTCCAGTCACTATCCAAATGACGGGCAACATGCTGTTACTCACTACAAAGTGCTTCAATCAGATCGAAATTTCTCAATGCTGGAGGTCCATCTCGAAACAGGCCGAAAAAATCAAATCCGTGTACACATGGAAGACATTGGACACCCAATTGTAGGTGATAAGAAATACAGTGCTAAGTCCAAACCAATTGGGCGATTAGGACTACACGCAAGAGTCTTATCGTTTATACATCCTAGTACGGGAGAATTATTACGCTTTGAATCAGAAATTCCTAAGACGTTTTTTCATCCATTTAAAAAGGATGAGGAATAA
- a CDS encoding penicillin-binding protein, with protein sequence MNHVLQGTAQPLEQSKHNTWRTKVPKWLVIFLVAALFLQVIVYSTITIAGTYLIDQQILTKTVGSSLGGQGTYVAADEMPTYLKDAFIAIEDHRYYNHKGIDYIAFGRALWINTMSESKRQGGSTISMQLARNLFLTNEKTYTRKLKEAFIAMNLERQFTKDEIVEMYLNNIYFGHGKYGIEAAAQHYFGKTVRLHDPKFKTINESEAAMLAALPKAPENYSPIKYPDKAMTRQHVVLSRMKKLGYITNKQEQEFLKQKIIIKTNGNTLSRVASQS encoded by the coding sequence ATGAACCATGTCTTACAAGGAACAGCACAACCGTTAGAACAAAGCAAACATAACACCTGGCGTACCAAAGTACCAAAATGGTTAGTGATTTTTTTGGTTGCTGCGCTTTTCTTACAAGTTATTGTGTATTCTACTATAACGATAGCGGGTACTTATTTGATTGACCAACAGATCTTAACGAAGACTGTAGGTAGCAGTCTAGGAGGCCAAGGGACGTATGTTGCAGCAGACGAAATGCCTACTTACTTGAAGGATGCTTTTATAGCTATTGAGGACCATCGCTACTATAACCATAAAGGAATTGATTATATTGCATTTGGACGTGCATTATGGATCAACACCATGTCAGAGAGCAAGCGTCAAGGTGGCAGTACGATTAGCATGCAATTAGCTAGAAACTTATTTTTAACAAATGAAAAAACCTATACACGTAAGTTGAAGGAAGCATTCATTGCGATGAATTTAGAACGTCAATTTACTAAAGATGAGATAGTAGAGATGTATTTAAACAATATTTATTTTGGTCATGGAAAATACGGAATTGAAGCAGCTGCACAGCATTATTTTGGTAAAACTGTACGACTACATGATCCAAAGTTCAAAACGATTAACGAGAGCGAAGCAGCCATGCTGGCGGCTTTACCAAAAGCACCTGAAAACTATTCACCAATTAAATATCCAGATAAGGCAATGACGCGTCAGCATGTGGTACTAAGCAGAATGAAAAAGCTTGGCTATATCACGAATAAGCAGGAGCAGGAATTTTTGAAACAAAAAATTATCATAAAAACAAATGGAAATACGTTGTCTAGAGTAGCCTCGCAGTCATAA
- a CDS encoding YhfH family protein, with protein MEKMSHFFATLGPKQCECCGQPITEQAESYMSECLDCSEKKYMIVKA; from the coding sequence ATGGAGAAAATGAGTCATTTCTTTGCTACATTAGGACCAAAACAATGTGAATGCTGTGGTCAACCAATTACAGAACAAGCGGAATCCTATATGTCCGAATGCTTGGATTGCTCCGAAAAGAAATACATGATCGTGAAAGCTTAA